The DNA sequence ATGCCAGCGGAGTATCTACCAACAACTTCCACCTCGCTGGTCCCAGATATGGCGGGATTATCGGATATGGCCATGGCGGAGGATATGGCCACGGCGGAGGATATGGCCATGGTGGCGGCTATGGCTACGGAGGAGGCTACGGAGGAGGCTACGGAGGATATGGTGGCGGCCATGGTGGATATGGATACGGCAAGTAAACGACCCGACACTACGACCAAAGCTAACATAACATAATTTAATATTACCAACGATGTTCCTGAAGTTCACACAGCACGACCTTCCACGTGTACatagaactaaataaaatatttGTTAATGTGTCAGTTTCTTTACTCTGTGCTTAGTAAATATTTTATTGATCCAGAGAACCATTCAAGGTAGGGGGGAGAGGAGCCTTAGTTCTGGTGaatgactcttgatccaaggaattttagTTAAACTCTTGTTCTTCTGATCACACCGAATTTGCTTTCATTTCTCATTCGCTGTGCAATTTCTTCCTAGTTTAGAACTTACCTGTGACTATAATAATGTTATTTTTGAGAAGCAGACGCTGTGGGTACTCAGGTGTCCATCATTAGAACTGCATAATATCAGAAATTTCCCATTACAATTTTTGGAAACATCATATTTAATCTAATAATCCTAAGCAAAAAAGTTTTTTATAATCAATATCCTTTAAGTGGTGTGTATTACTGCATTAATCCTGACTGTAGTTTGCTGATATCCAGAAGCGTTcgagcacgatatatatatatatacacatatatatatatatatatatatatatatatatatatatatatatatatatatatatatatataagtttttcttctcttttttagtaaatgtctacaggagaaggggttactagcccattgctcccggcattttagtcgcctcatacgacacacatggcttacggaggaaagattcttttccacttccccatggacaatagaagaaataaggaagaacaagagctatttagaaaaaggagaaaaacctagatgtatgtatatatatatgcatgtgcgtgtctgtgaagtgtgaccaaagtgtaagtaggagtagcaagatatccctgttatctagcgtgtttatgagacagaaaaagaaaccagcaatcctaccatcatgcaaaacagttacaggtttctgtttcacagtcatctggcagggcggtagtacttccctgggtggttgcagtttaaaaactgtagtgtaaagcacccttctggcaagacagtgatggagtgaatgatggtgaaagtttttttttttcgggccaccctgccttggtgggaatcggccagtgtggtaataaaaaaaaataaaaatatataaagtgGTTCTGAATCATTTATCAAACTGCGtcaggccagggttcgaccccacgacacattgtcccgtcTCTGCACGGCGAGGATACCAATGCCACGAGTTTCCTCGGATCATGAAAAACACCcaactctgctgggtgcgtgatctttgtaggatcgatggctgagtggaaaaggtgacatgtacgttgtattgtctcttgaggcgggacaatgtgtcgtggggtcgaaccctggcctgctgcagtttggtaaTTCTATATATATTGGTAATGATTAGAGCAGGGACAGGAGACGAGGCTCCGAGGCCGTGAATCATATGGATTGTCGACACCGTAAAACAAAATCAAGGAGCCTTCAATAATACTAATGCACTTGCAAGGAAAGCCCCACTGAAAGATGGGAACTTTGATAAAAGATTCCAACACGATGGCAAGGAGACAAATATAGACATATGGAACCttcattgacaacgttttgcttaTGCCAGTGTCTGGCGATAAGCCAACAAAAAGTTCCATATAACTATATTTGGGTCCTGTTTGTCCTTAATTAAAGATGACGTTGCGTTCACAATCCCAGATGATATAGATGACATACTTGTCACCTCACCGTTTTCCGTACTGAGTCACTTCGCGTTATTCCTTGACTTGTAAAGCTGTACTTAAAGCGAAGCTTCGTCATAAAGTTTTGTTCTACACACTGTCTTTTTTACCACTCCTTTCTATTGTTGTTGCCGCCTATATGAGCAAGCTAAGACAGAGAGAACGTTGTCTGTTTTGTGCAATATTGGCGGCAGGCGCTGAAGGACACAGGTGTTCACTGGTAGcgaagttcagctattttttggtaacaataactcagttttcatatattttcgaatttttttttgctccgcgcgCGGGAACCTTGAAAGGCCCCTTAACTATTGTGTGTAGTCAGATCAGTGACAAATAGTTGTTTGACTCGAGGGTGAAAATACACTTTGTATACGTTATTTGAAATTATGTTAAAAATGTATTAACTTCATTGTAATTCCAGAACCGagattagaattttttttttttaatatttatgcTGCTTGGCGCCTTTGATATTAAACGTACAGGTAACCAGTTATGATTTTGTTTACCTGTAGAAATGGTCCCTCATAGCCTGCCTCTCCCATGGTCCCTCATAGCCTGCCTCTCCCATGGTCTTTCATAGCCTGCCTCTCCCATGTTCCCTCGTAGCTTGCCTCTCCCAtggtcccttacgtgttggtacacgaagatatgggggagggggggagatgcCTTCATGGGGAAAGGCTCTGGAGTCGTGAAACTGGATCAACCCAGGTGATGTATGAGCCCAACAAGCTTAGTGCTTCCACCCCATAGACTGCCTCTCCAATGGTCCCTCAAAGCCTGCCTTTCCAATGGTTCCGCATAGCCTGCCTCTTCCATAGTCCCACATAgcctacctctctctctggtcCCCTACATACCCTGCCTCGCCCTGCTAACTGCTTCCCAAAACTAATTTGTTTTATTCATCTTTCTCCTGTTAATAGAATGACTTGCCTAATCATCTCAATATTTACCATACAGTACTGTTCATGTTCCTTCGAAGACGGGGATGCCTTCTTGCAGGTGGATCAATATTGACCCAggaaatttaattattattattataatcaagggtgaagcgctaaacccggaggattatacagcgcttgggggggggatgtggaaggcattcaggcttaattcggggaactggagcacagatccaattccctaaatcaagagcccctcaccaacatcaaggaaccttccttgaggggccaggaAATTAAAgcttttatgttttttttcagATCAAAAATCTGATTATCTCCAACTcccctacggatttagtgcttccccgcgaataaaataataaaaatgataatgataataaatgtagtagtggtagtactagtagtaatagcaattgtaaaattagtaataatagtattactagtagtagtggtaatagtagtagtggtaatagaagtagtggtaataaaagtagtggtaatagtagtagtaattaatAATTCAGTCCATGTTAACTGTAAATTATGATAATATTAATGTAACCCTCTTGAAAATTGTCAAGTAACTCAGGCTCGCGGTTCGTAATGATAAAAAGGCCAGTCCGTCACGGTACCACCCGCGCCGCCACCATCAGAGCTTTTACACGCGTGAAATCCCATTTTCCTAACGTAGCAGCCGTGCCTGCGTTGGAATGCGGTCAGCTAGCGCCAGTAGCCTGACTAACCAGGGCAtcaactaggaggcctggtccacGACCGGGCCGTGGGGAGCCATGACCACCAGAGAACCATCTATAGGTAAATAGGTAGATTTGTTTATGGCACGATTTTCCAATTAAGAAAATGGTTGTTGCTACTTCAGCGTCATCTGTTTAACAAGTAAAGTTACTGTATAttgttttagagagagagagagagagagagagagagagagagagagagagagagagagagagagagaagagctcttagcttgtcaataaagttaggaatccttaacctaaccttgtcaaacccagttta is a window from the Cherax quadricarinatus isolate ZL_2023a chromosome 68, ASM3850222v1, whole genome shotgun sequence genome containing:
- the LOC128697621 gene encoding keratin-associated protein 19-2-like produces the protein MKSMLALVVMAVVATLCQTGVHAGYGYGGGHGGGHGGGYGYGGGHGGYGYASGVSTNNFHLAGPRYGGIIGYGHGGGYGHGGGYGHGGGYGYGGGYGGGYGGYGGGHGGYGYGK